From Chryseobacterium sp. IHB B 17019, one genomic window encodes:
- a CDS encoding zinc metallopeptidase, translated as MMGYYIIIGISMLVSWWVSSRLKSKFEYYSKVHLKNGLSGKEVAEKMLRDNGINDVQVISVPGRLTDHYNPENKTVNLSEGVYMQRNAAAAAVAAHECGHAVQHAVGYSMLQLRSKLVPVVNISSNLMQFVLIAGIAIMAATRSIEDPNGNTTVLAIGVLMFAFTTLFAFVTLPVEYDASNRAMKWLKDTGTVTSEEYIGVQDSLKWAARTYVVAAIGSLAQLLYWGSLLLGSRRD; from the coding sequence ATGATGGGTTATTACATAATTATCGGAATTTCAATGTTGGTCAGCTGGTGGGTTTCATCAAGATTGAAGTCGAAATTTGAGTATTATTCCAAAGTGCACCTTAAAAACGGGCTTTCAGGAAAAGAAGTGGCAGAGAAAATGTTGAGAGATAACGGGATCAATGATGTCCAGGTGATTTCCGTTCCGGGACGATTAACAGATCACTATAATCCGGAAAATAAAACAGTAAATCTTTCAGAAGGAGTATATATGCAGAGAAATGCAGCAGCAGCGGCTGTTGCAGCTCACGAATGTGGTCATGCTGTACAGCATGCGGTGGGTTATTCAATGCTACAGTTGCGTTCAAAATTAGTGCCTGTTGTTAATATAAGTTCTAATTTAATGCAGTTCGTTCTTATTGCAGGTATTGCCATTATGGCAGCAACGAGATCAATAGAAGATCCTAACGGAAATACAACGGTATTAGCAATCGGGGTATTGATGTTTGCATTTACAACTCTTTTTGCCTTTGTCACACTTCCGGTGGAGTATGATGCGAGTAATAGAGCGATGAAATGGCTAAAAGACACAGGAACAGTGACTTCCGAAGAATATATCGGAGTTCAGGACAGCTTAAAATGGGCCGCCAGAACGTATGTGGTGGCAGCTATTGGTTCACTGGCACAACTTCTCTACTGGGGATCTTTATTACTTGGTAGTAGGAGGGATTAA
- a CDS encoding DUF349 domain-containing protein, whose product MTTENNLSENEEKKNSHEVSHEEASENTVPHDETPHENEAEHEEEHEDEEISLADALKEMEKIINAPDAGENSKKFNQLKEKASHYIHDEVEDKKHEYAEAGNAPENFSYEHPSQAKLSALVNIFREKYDTFQKGQEEEQKKNLEHRKSIIERLKNLYTNSEPGTNLFKSIREIKEEWSHAGQVPKSEFRILNNNYFHHLNQFYQMLDLNKEFLEQEYSHNLEKRQHIIERAKELENEPVIQKALNELQYLHKLWKEEAEPVAEEFREKTWEEFKEISNKIHERKSELSAAIETEQNANLEKKNQIIAEIKKLSEPSETPNHNYWQNAIRRVEDLRSEFLKTGSVPRKLSNQNWNEFKTTLRGFNTTKNTYYKSLKGSQQTNLEEKLKLIQTAKDNQSNEEWDISVPLFKKLQEDWKKIGHVPKSMTNKIWDEFRDACNAFFNNYREKSNTSTDNWKENFKQKRALLDDLKTVTDEEGSIERIEAIKTAWNNIGKVPRDKIAINTEFNKTLREKLKLNKINELELKEEGLSENQLTDKARKIKSQISDLEAEIVKLENNLAFFNKPSRENPMLRDTFIMIDEKKAHLETLKQNLHSIIAGE is encoded by the coding sequence ATGACTACAGAAAACAACCTTTCTGAAAACGAAGAAAAGAAAAATTCTCACGAAGTATCTCATGAAGAAGCATCGGAAAACACTGTACCTCACGATGAAACACCTCATGAAAATGAAGCTGAGCACGAAGAAGAGCATGAAGATGAAGAAATTTCCCTGGCTGATGCCCTGAAGGAAATGGAAAAAATCATCAATGCACCGGATGCAGGTGAAAATTCTAAAAAATTTAATCAGCTTAAAGAAAAAGCAAGTCATTACATTCATGATGAGGTAGAAGACAAAAAGCACGAATATGCAGAAGCCGGGAATGCCCCTGAGAACTTCAGCTACGAGCATCCGTCACAAGCAAAACTTTCGGCACTGGTGAATATTTTCAGGGAAAAATATGATACCTTCCAAAAAGGTCAGGAAGAAGAGCAAAAGAAAAACCTTGAACACCGAAAAAGCATTATAGAAAGGCTTAAAAATCTTTATACAAATTCTGAGCCCGGAACCAATCTTTTCAAATCCATCCGTGAGATCAAAGAAGAATGGTCACATGCGGGGCAGGTTCCTAAATCTGAATTCAGGATTCTTAACAATAATTATTTTCACCATCTAAATCAGTTTTATCAGATGTTGGATTTAAATAAAGAATTTCTTGAACAAGAATACAGCCATAATCTTGAAAAAAGACAGCATATCATTGAAAGAGCAAAAGAGCTTGAAAATGAACCCGTTATTCAAAAAGCATTAAACGAATTACAATATCTGCATAAGCTTTGGAAAGAAGAAGCAGAACCTGTAGCAGAAGAGTTTCGTGAAAAAACATGGGAAGAATTCAAAGAAATTTCCAATAAAATTCATGAAAGAAAATCTGAACTTTCTGCTGCCATTGAAACTGAGCAAAACGCCAATCTGGAAAAGAAAAATCAGATTATTGCTGAAATAAAAAAACTTTCTGAACCTTCTGAAACGCCAAACCATAATTATTGGCAAAACGCCATCAGAAGAGTGGAAGACCTCCGTTCTGAATTCCTGAAAACAGGAAGTGTTCCAAGAAAACTTTCCAACCAGAACTGGAATGAATTCAAGACAACCCTGAGAGGTTTTAATACTACTAAAAATACGTATTACAAATCTTTAAAAGGTTCTCAACAAACGAATTTGGAAGAAAAATTAAAATTAATCCAAACCGCAAAAGATAACCAAAGCAATGAGGAGTGGGATATTTCCGTTCCGTTGTTCAAAAAGCTTCAGGAAGACTGGAAAAAAATCGGGCATGTTCCAAAAAGCATGACGAATAAAATCTGGGACGAGTTCCGTGACGCCTGCAACGCTTTCTTCAATAATTACAGAGAAAAAAGCAATACTTCTACAGATAACTGGAAAGAAAACTTCAAGCAGAAAAGAGCTCTTCTTGATGACCTGAAAACCGTTACCGATGAAGAAGGCAGCATCGAAAGAATCGAAGCTATCAAAACGGCATGGAATAATATAGGAAAAGTTCCGAGAGATAAAATTGCAATCAATACGGAATTCAACAAAACGTTGAGAGAAAAATTGAAATTAAACAAAATCAACGAGTTAGAATTAAAAGAGGAAGGTCTTTCTGAAAATCAATTAACAGATAAGGCAAGAAAAATCAAGAGCCAGATTTCTGACCTTGAAGCTGAAATCGTAAAACTGGAAAACAACCTGGCGTTCTTCAACAAACCGTCGAGAGAAAATCCGATGTTAAGGGATACCTTTATTATGATTGATGAAAAGAAGGCTCATCTGGAAACTTTAAAACAAAATCTTCACAGCATCATCGCTGGAGAATAA
- a CDS encoding shikimate dehydrogenase family protein: MDSNKKLGLIGRNISYSFSKKFFEDKFHKLMLKGYSYNIFDLSEINEVENLFSTADLLGFNVTIPYKEKIIDYLDELSDEAEKIGAVNCVLIEDGRKKGYNTDAYGFEKTLLLHKKNHQNSALILGNGGAAKAVKYVLDKYGIPSVVVSRNTEINFENLNKETVEKHKIIVQCTPVGTFPNVDDCLNFPFDGVSQDHLIIDLIYNPNYTRFIINAAEKGAKTVNGYYMLEQQAEKAWEIWNFQKK, encoded by the coding sequence ATGGATTCCAACAAAAAATTAGGCTTAATAGGAAGAAATATTTCTTATTCCTTTTCAAAAAAATTCTTTGAAGACAAATTTCACAAGCTAATGTTGAAGGGCTATTCCTACAATATTTTTGATCTCAGTGAAATTAATGAAGTTGAAAACCTGTTTTCCACAGCTGATCTTTTAGGCTTTAATGTGACAATTCCCTACAAGGAAAAAATCATTGATTACCTTGATGAATTAAGTGATGAAGCTGAAAAAATCGGAGCTGTGAACTGTGTTTTAATTGAGGACGGAAGAAAAAAAGGTTATAACACCGATGCTTATGGATTTGAAAAGACACTTCTTCTTCATAAAAAAAACCATCAAAATTCTGCTCTAATCTTAGGAAACGGCGGTGCTGCAAAAGCTGTAAAATACGTCTTGGATAAATATGGAATTCCTTCAGTTGTGGTTTCAAGAAACACTGAAATTAATTTCGAAAATTTAAATAAAGAAACGGTTGAAAAACATAAAATCATCGTCCAATGTACTCCCGTAGGCACTTTCCCGAATGTGGACGATTGCCTGAACTTTCCTTTTGACGGAGTTTCACAAGATCACCTTATTATTGACTTAATTTACAATCCAAATTATACCCGTTTTATCATCAACGCAGCCGAAAAAGGAGCAAAAACAGTGAATGGATATTACATGCTGGAACAACAAGCAGAAAAAGCCTGGGAAATTTGGAATTTTCAAAAAAAATAA
- the ribD gene encoding bifunctional diaminohydroxyphosphoribosylaminopyrimidine deaminase/5-amino-6-(5-phosphoribosylamino)uracil reductase RibD translates to MQDEFYIKRCIELAQKAIGKTYPNPLVGSVIVHQGKIIGEGYHHKAGENHAEINAINSVKDKSLIPESTIYVSLEPCAHYGKTPPCALKIKELGFKKVVIGAMDSHDKVNGKGKKIIQDAGIEAVSGILEKECIELNKRFFTYHEKKRPYIILKWAESGDGFLDKDFKPTSISNSLVNQFVHQLRADEHAILVGTQTALNDNPGLTVRNVEGTNPVRILIDFDLKVPQDFRIYNQEAKTLVFNSVKEEDFGHIQFIKIEKENFLPDLMNALYKEQIQSVIIEGGRFTLQEFINANLWDEAIVIKNENLKLENGTKAPEFDFTPNTIENFRDNLIQFYKKEG, encoded by the coding sequence ATGCAAGACGAATTTTACATAAAAAGATGCATCGAGCTGGCTCAGAAAGCCATCGGTAAAACTTACCCGAATCCTTTGGTGGGAAGTGTGATCGTTCATCAGGGAAAAATCATTGGTGAAGGCTATCATCACAAAGCCGGGGAAAATCATGCTGAAATAAACGCGATCAATTCCGTTAAAGACAAAAGCCTTATTCCGGAATCTACGATTTATGTATCGTTGGAGCCGTGCGCTCATTACGGAAAAACACCGCCGTGCGCTTTAAAAATCAAAGAACTAGGATTCAAAAAAGTGGTTATTGGTGCGATGGATTCTCATGACAAAGTGAACGGAAAGGGAAAAAAAATCATTCAGGATGCGGGAATTGAGGCTGTTTCGGGAATTTTGGAAAAAGAATGTATTGAATTAAATAAAAGATTTTTCACCTATCACGAAAAGAAAAGACCATATATTATTTTGAAATGGGCGGAATCTGGTGATGGTTTTTTAGATAAAGATTTTAAGCCAACTTCCATTTCAAATTCTCTTGTAAATCAATTTGTACATCAGTTGAGAGCCGATGAACACGCAATTTTAGTCGGAACACAAACTGCACTGAATGACAATCCGGGCCTAACGGTAAGAAATGTTGAAGGCACAAATCCAGTAAGAATTTTAATTGATTTTGACTTGAAAGTTCCTCAGGATTTCAGAATTTATAATCAGGAAGCTAAAACTTTGGTTTTTAATTCCGTTAAAGAAGAAGATTTTGGTCATATTCAGTTTATTAAAATAGAAAAGGAAAATTTCTTGCCTGATCTGATGAATGCTTTATATAAAGAACAGATTCAGTCGGTGATTATTGAAGGCGGGCGTTTTACTTTGCAGGAATTTATCAATGCTAATCTTTGGGATGAAGCGATTGTTATAAAAAATGAAAACCTGAAACTGGAAAATGGTACAAAAGCTCCGGAATTTGATTTTACACCAAATACTATTGAAAATTTTAGAGATAATTTAATTCAATTTTATAAGAAAGAGGGATAA
- a CDS encoding IMPACT family protein has protein sequence MQFEYKTIEKPVENTLLKEKGSKFIGFAFPVNNEEELKKALEKVRSEHPKATHHCYAFRMGLNGENYRANDDGEPSGSAGLPIYNQLLAHEITNVLVISVRYYGGTKLGVSGLVKAYKESAKITLEEANIITKELETEIEILFNFNQQNIIFTLLSKYDAKIINFDSQEKASILAKIKIKHKDEIVESLTNLQFVEFSFN, from the coding sequence ATGCAGTTCGAGTACAAAACCATAGAAAAACCCGTTGAAAACACTTTATTAAAAGAAAAAGGAAGCAAGTTTATAGGATTTGCCTTTCCGGTGAATAATGAAGAAGAACTAAAAAAAGCGTTAGAAAAAGTAAGGTCCGAACATCCAAAAGCGACCCATCATTGCTATGCTTTTAGGATGGGATTAAACGGAGAAAACTACCGCGCCAACGATGACGGAGAACCTTCCGGAAGTGCCGGTTTACCAATTTACAATCAGTTATTGGCGCATGAGATTACCAATGTCCTGGTTATTTCAGTCCGGTATTATGGCGGTACAAAATTAGGAGTTTCGGGTTTGGTAAAAGCTTACAAGGAATCCGCAAAAATCACGTTGGAGGAAGCCAATATTATCACCAAAGAACTAGAAACAGAGATTGAAATCCTGTTTAATTTTAATCAACAAAATATTATCTTCACTTTACTTTCAAAATACGATGCGAAAATCATCAACTTCGATTCGCAGGAAAAAGCTTCAATTTTAGCCAAAATAAAAATAAAACATAAGGACGAAATTGTGGAATCCCTCACGAACCTGCAATTTGTAGAATTTAGTTTTAATTAA